The genomic region CAACAGATTATCAGTACGCGGACATCTTCTCCAAACGGTTACCGAAGCACTTGTTTCAATGTTTTAGATCCAGTTTATGCCTTTGGTCGCCCACGGCTCAAACTGCGGGGGACTGTTAGCCAATAATATCATCTAATATTATTGGTATATATTGTGACATAATTTTTGTGATATTCCTAATTGACAGTGATTGACAGCCTTGTATTGTTTTCGTAAATAACTCTCTTTTATGTATTATATATAGGCATCTTGTATCCATTGTAATAATCAAGTAATATACAGACTTACACATCCGTCTTACCTGACTTTGACTTGCCAACATCAAAATGACTCGGTAAAAGGGTCTTGAGGTTGAAGACTCGAAGACCACCATCCAACTATCAAGTCAAGCTAGACCTAATGGGCCACATTAGATGAGACAAAGTCTAGGAGTGTACAAAATTATTCGGAAACGTAAACGACCAAAAACCAAACCGTATTTATAGCCGGAAAACCAAGCCAAAATCTTTTTTGATTATTCGGTTCCTAACCATATCCGAATTGCTTATTCAGTTTTCGGTTCCACAAATATTTCTTATTCGGATAAACGAATCAAGTTCAATCAAATAAACCGAATAATAACATGTATAATCGTTTAATTCGGTTCAATTAAACACATTTCTAATTCGGATCACTTTTGTTTAGGTTAGTACCAAAAAGGAAATCAAAACCAAATAAGTTAATATCCGAACCAATAATACACCCTTAGTAGCTCCTAGTAGCTACAAAAGCTAAGGGTACCATCTATATGGAATCAAACGTGATGAAAAACTAAAATTACTTTCCAATTTGGCATATAATGCATAAAATATGAAATGATGGATTTGATGCTAATACGTTGATGGTCCAATTCTAAAAATAAATGATTGAttgttttctttaatttttggTTGGATATAAGAGAAAAAAGAAAAGCAAAAAGGGAGTGGTATAGAGGAACGTCTTGTCGCCACGTGACTTAGCGTCGGCCACACGCGGATAAGCATTTGTCATTTATAAGCTCTCACTACGTCTTTTTCAACCTTTTGTCTTTCTTCCACATATTCCATATCATATACGGTCTATCACATAAATGTAATTGTTTTAATGCCATTTATATCAGAATTATATTACCTTTTCtcatatagttttttttttgtatttagaGCATTCGGATCCATTCCATCCAATGTTTTAAACAACGATATGAACAAGCCAGTTATACCGTTAAATTTGATACTAGACACGGGCCCGGTAAGATAGAGGCTGGTGGAACCCGAATAGGAGATGTCTTATGTACCAATGGTAAATCCGATTATACTGGTTGGAACTGTTAAATCGGTTtgtattattttaaaatttgattttttaactATAATAAAATACGATATTAAGTTAACATCGATCTTCCATATTTCTGGTAACTAAAATGATGCCCTCCATTCTAATATTTCATCGCTGTTGAAGTTGTTACCTACATCATCCAATGTATTATTGTTTATATGTAATAAAAGTACTCTTAAAATGCATAAGACTGCCCGGTATGGGGCTTGTCTTAGGGCCGTCTCCCCCATTCAGGATAGTCCCACACCGCCCCCTAGGGGCCCGACACGGCAACGACGTCGGAAATCCGACGGTGGAGACGAGGCATGGAGTGGTGGGGTCCATTCAATATATCCGTTGAGATATAACggctatttaaaaaaaacaaattaatttAAAACCTTTATAAATACCCACATATCTATCCACTTTTATACCAAAATTCACCCACTTTCTCCAAACAACTCCCACATTTTTTATACAAAATACCCACATAATCTTCTCTAAAAAATACACcatatcatcttcttcttcatcgggTTCAACGGACACCATGGAAGCCgtagttttttttataaacaaagtGGTAGAGGCGACACAAATAATTTTGGAAGAAGAAGAGGAGGAGGAGGTTTCGTCACAACCACGAAACAGGAACCCACACATCGAGCGAGACCGAGAAAGTTAGTGATATTTTTATTCTTATATATTTATTCTAagttttttaagtttatgtttttagtcttatttttttaattataagttgtatatatatattttgttatctTGTAGGTGCTAACCAAAGATTAATCGTTGATTACTTTGCCGACGAGCCGCTGTACTCTGAGGCTATTTTTAGACGCCGTTTCAGAATGAGTCGTCGACTTTTCTTACGTATCGCCGACGATTTACCAGCTTATCACCCGTTTTTTACCATGCGACCCGATGCTAGAGGCAAAATGGGCTTCACCACCTTACAGAAATGTACTGCGTCGATTCGTCAACTTGCTTATGGGACGACAGCCGATTCTTGGGACGAATACTTAAAGATGGCCGAAAGAACTGCTAGAGAATGTTTATACAAGTTTTGCAAATTTGTGGTAAAGCTCTACAGCCAAAAATATTTGCGAAAACCGAACCACAATGACGTTCAAAATTTGTATCAACACCACCAAGCAAGGCACGGTTTTCCAGGcatgctcgggagcattgattgcatgcatTGGTCATGGCGGAATTGTCCTACCGCTTGGCGAGGAATGTATACGCGAGGCGATCAGGGACATCCAACAATAATTCTAGAAGTTGTTGCGTCTCAAGACctatggatttggcatgctttctTTGGTATTCCTGGTTCGAATAACAACATCAACGTTCTACAAAATTCGGAGGTTTTTGACGATGTTATAAAAGGGGTCGATCCTGATACGAGTTTTACAGTTTCGGGCGTGGAGTACAGACGCGGGTATTATCTTGCCGATTGAATATACCCACAATACTCTACAATAGTTAAAACGGTTAGGCATCCTGCGGatgaaaaaagaaagaaatttgccAAGTTTCAAGAAGCGGCtagaaaagatattgaacggtGTTTTGGGGTTCTCCAACAAAGATGGCATATTATTGAAAACCCAGCACGCGCTTTTACACCCAAAACGTTGCGATACTGTATGTATGCTTGTATTCTGCTGCATAACATGATCCTCGAAGAAGACGAAGGACATGCAATTTGTGAGTATGACGAGAACGCGGTGGAGGAGAATAATGTTCCGGTTAGCGgagaacaacaagatttgaacaggTTCTCGTTACATAACGATTTCACACATGTCAATCTTCAATCGGACTTGATCGATCACATTTGGAGTCTCGGAGAAAACAACGtgtagtttttttatttatttgtaactttaggcttttttttaatttaagtttaggttttttttaatgttactttaggttttttttaatgtagctttaggatttttattttaaatgtaattttaagtttttatttaaatgtaactttttttatttttatttactttgttttaattaatatgacaaaaaataaataataataaaaaaatggagGAGGAGCATCCCCACACCCTTGGATAGTCTCCAAGGGGAGGGTCCTTCTCCTTTGCCTACGTGGCGCTTACGTGGAGGATAGTCCTTTGGAGGCTATCCTCCCCCCTAATCAATGGTCTATATTTTATAAGAAAATAGTTGTAGATAAAATCGTGATTAGTTACATAAATCTTAATTGAGATTGGATTGTTTTTTGAGATGAATTTGTATTTTATGGAATTAAAGGGTTAACTAGTAACCTGGTTAAACTACCCGGATCAACCAGTTAGGCCATTTCAGAGTTCAACCCGGTATGaaataaaaaccggtttttaaaacattgattccACCATTTATAccctataattacactaaaaGCAACCATATTTTCTCTCTTTCAATTAAATCCTACtttttatacctttattattattttttctctcactcctccactcacaaccacttttaaaatattattaaaaaattaCAGAGGGTGAACAatgtcccctcaaatatacaaTTAGTTAAATCGCACCAATTacaaaaaataaagataaaaaaatcATTTGAGTCGGAGTGATTGACTGTTTAAACTGTTACAAAGTCACGAGTTATTACTCAAATTCACAAATAATCATAAACGGGTTGACCAGAATACGACATGAATTT from Helianthus annuus cultivar XRQ/B chromosome 10, HanXRQr2.0-SUNRISE, whole genome shotgun sequence harbors:
- the LOC110880744 gene encoding uncharacterized protein LOC110880744 — its product is MEAVVFFINKVVEATQIILEEEEEEEVSSQPRNRNPHIERDRESANQRLIVDYFADEPLYSEAIFRRRFRMSRRLFLRIADDLPAYHPFFTMRPDARGKMGFTTLQKCTASIRQLAYGTTADSWDEYLKMAERTARECLYKFCKFVVKLYSQKYLRKPNHNDVQNLYQHHQARHGFPGMLGSIDCMHWSWRNCPTAWRGMYTRGDQGHPTIILEVVASQDLWIWHAFFGIPGSNNNINVLQNSEVFDDVIKGVDPDTSFTVSGVEYRRGHPADEKRKKFAKFQEAARKDIERCFGVLQQRWHIIENPARAFTPKTLRYCMYACILLHNMILEEDEGHAICEYDENAVEENNVPVSGEQQDLNRFSLHNDFTHVNLQSDLIDHIWSLGENNV